A genome region from Pyrenophora tritici-repentis strain M4 chromosome 9, whole genome shotgun sequence includes the following:
- a CDS encoding alanine racemase family protein (ISS), which produces MVEDMRINPQRAKQLAENISTISSRIKAASKDNKQVRLIAVSKLKPANDILALHQQPDPTHTHFGENYVQELIEKSKLLPRTIRWHMIGGLQSNKCKQLAEQIPNLWCVSSVDSEKKANELEKGRKALLEKDNSAEKLRVKVQVNTSGEKEKSGVEPSDAIILCRQIIEKCPHLQLSGLMTIGAIARSRATTPENENEDFVALRETRDKVAKELGWEEGQLELSMGMSADFEGAIRMGSDEVRVGSEIFGERPQKKDAVVKENVAEEKS; this is translated from the exons ATGGTCGAAGACATGCGAATAAACCCCCAACGCGCGAAGCAGCTCGCAGAGAATATATCGACGATCTCTTCGCGTATCAAGGCGGCCAGCAAAGACAACAAGCAG GTGCGCCTTATAGCCGTATCCAAACTCAAGCCCGCAAACGACATCCTCGCTCTACACCAACAGCCAGACCCCACACATACACACTTTGGAGAGAACTACGTCCAAGAACTCATCGAGAAGTCCAAACTCCTACCCCGCACAATACGATGGCACATGATCGGCGGCCTCCAATCGAACAAATGCAAGCAACTGGCCGAGCAAATACCAAATCTATGGTGCGTAAGCAGTGTGGATAGCGAAAAGAAGGCAAATGAGCTAGAAAAGGGACGCAAGGCCCTCTTAGAAAAGGACAACAGCGCCGAAAAGCTCAGGGTGAAGGTTCAAGTCAACACATCGGGCGAGAAGGAAAAATCTGGCGTGGAGCCTTCAGACGCCATCATACTGTGCAGACAGATCATTGAGAAATGCCCACATCTCCAACTCTCGGGTCTGATGACTATTGGCGCGATTGCGAGGAGCAGAGCAACAACGCCGGAGAACGAGAATGAGGACTTTGTGGCGCTACGGGAGACGAGGGATAAGGTTGCCAAGGAGCTGGGTTGGGAGGAAGGGCAACTGGAATTAAGTATGGGTATGAGTGCGGATTTTGAGGGCGCGATTCGAATGGGTAGTGATGAGGTCAGGGTAGGGAGCGAGATTTTTGGGGAGAGGCCGCAGAAGAAGGATGCTGTTGTTAAAGAGAATGTGGCTGAGGAGAAGAGCTGA
- a CDS encoding BRLZ domain containing protein yields the protein MNEPPSKRRRTNSPDDRASSPLRKPPRRPSYASPTKSQLARNYPNLLPSRRSTLSASPRRPRPAAGQNGLQREKLSDATLGAQESAKEKENGAFGTPLEAGEDDESELPGTPPTQERGVLFSSPSKRPPRAKGPVKQPPLRQKAPAVQSDDITRTFEDGPTQENIPGDTQLATQQIQAPDPDIERRKQEKARLQRQVEDLEAEISRCAEEVVKEQRRAPDETLSSKERNDLIAFISKLAGSDTESEKPAPVSTLLCSFLPFGALSVPQPRPKQSAKPIPSHRPLDLADPLPYLEMFTSLNFSTQLSLPRSKILPASKRVHQKHTIGITGPQKLLTAQVAITIDGLAHQVVDMQVLRLSPWAECELGSFVRARALEKDIGNAAWAVDSYWELAKKRAQYWHKCETAFAHLLAGRGDEDAENDVSKAKAKTGISRKDLNRNLGRDTLVLQDKHVLLKLNWRIGFDWTGEAESDVTVEAAFPKVWSETDMGASLKKVPETFASLLRTKGVFGATRVMVALLFAQ from the exons ATGAACGAGCCACCATCGAAGCGGAGGAGGACAAACTCACCCGACGACCGAGCATCGAGCCCTCTCAGAAAGCCTCCGCGAAGACCTTCATATGCATCGCCTACGAAATCCCAACTTGCGCGCAACTATCCGAACCTTTTGCCCTCCAGGAGATCCACTCTCAGCGCATCTCCCAGGCGCCCGCGCCCCGCTGCTGGACAGAATGGACTTCAAAGAGAGAAATTGAGCGACGCAACCCTTGGCGCTCAAGAGTCTGCCAAAGAGAAGGAAAATGGGGCGTTCGGAACGCCACTAGAGGCAGGAGAAGACGACGAGTCAGAACTACCAGGAACACCACCAACCCAGGAGAGAGGCGTTCTCTTTTCCTCCCCAAGCAAGCGGCCTCCACGCGCCAAGGGACCCGTGAAACAACCTCCATTGCGACAGAAAGCGCCAGCGGTACAATCAGACGACATCACAAGAACCTTTGAAGACGGGCCTACACAGGAAAATATACCAGGAGATACACAGCTGGCGACTCAGCAAATACAAGCCCCAGACCCGGATATCGAACGGAGAAAGCAGGAAAAGGCACGATTACAGCGCCAAGTAGAAGATTTGGAGGCTGAGATATCAAGATGCGCCGAGGAGGTTGTCAAAGAGCAGCGGCGTGCGCCAGACGAGACTTTATCGTCAAAGGAGCGCAATGATTTAAT TGCCTTTATTTCAAAACTCGCCGGCTCAGATACAGAATCAGAGAAACCAGCACCTGTATCAACGCTACTATGTTCATTCCTCCCCTTCGGCGCACTCTCAGTACCTCAGCCACGCCCCAAACAATCAGCCAAGCCCATTCCCTCCCACCGACCCCTAGATCTCGCGGACCCCTTACCCTACCTCGAAATGTTCACCTCCCTAAACTTCTCCACGCAACTCAGCCTCCCCCGCAGCAAGATCCTTCCAGCATCAAAACGCGTCCACCAAAAACACACAATCGGCATCACTGGCCCCCAGAAACTTCTCACAGCCCAAGTCGCCATCACCATCGACGGTCTCGCACACCAGGTTGTCGATATGCAAGTCTTACGTCTCTCACCGTGGGCAGAGTGCGAATTGGGTTCTTTCGTCCGCGCGAGGGCGCTGGAGAAGGATATCGGTAATGCGGCGTGGGCTGTGGATTCGTATTGGGAACTTGCGAAGAAACGGGCGCAGTATTGGCATAAATGCGAGACGGCGTTTGCGCATCTGCTCGCTGGACGCGGTGACGAGGATGCGGAGAATGACGTATCAAAGGCGAAAGCAAAGACGGGCATATCGCGTAAGGATCTGAATCGTAATTTAGGTCGTGATACATTGGTCCTGCAAGATAAGCATGTTTTGCTGAAGTTGAATTGGCGAATTGGCTTCGATTGGACGGGCGAGGCCGAGTCGGATGTCACTGTTGAGGCTGCTTTTCCTAAGGTTTGGTCGGAAACGGATATGGGTGCTAGTCTTAAGAAGGTGCCGGAGACGTTTGCGTCGCTGCTGCGTACAAAAGGGGTGTTTGGGGCAACGAGGGTCATGGTGGCGCTATTGTTTGCGCAATAG
- a CDS encoding dolichol phosphate mannosyltransferase subunit 3, translating into MTRAQQTISIAMLLTSIYLALFLQVIPLPEKIQAEVVPVLPFWALISFGSYLLFKLGWGVFTFNDVPEAHAEIMQQIAEARKDLSAKGVDVGED; encoded by the exons ATGACGCGGGCCCAACAGACTATCAGCATTGCGATGCTCCTAACCTCG ATTTACCTCGCTTTGTTCCTGCAGGTCATCCCATTGCCTGAAAAGATCCAGGCAGAAGTTGTTCCAGTT CTTCCTTTCTGGGCTCTCATCTCCTTCGGCTCATACCTTCTATTCAAGCTCGGTTGGGGCGTTTTTACCTTCAACGACGTACCAGAGGCGCACGCGGAGATTATGCAACAGATAGCAGAGGCACGGAAAGACCTCAGCGCAAAGGGGGTCGATGTTGGCGAGGACTAG
- a CDS encoding Oxidored domain containing protein, with protein MLKKPLAEVQPLSHTTPEPPQEAPKTQKEETFAKARIIFGSTTALEERKQEIMKSSQNVAGVLVPPRPEEPDNCCMSGCVNCVWDMYRDEMEEWAEKSAQARAAMQAQRQEGKGTGSMVAGEGMPSHVATSMDDDGGGSETNWDGGLEDVDRDKLFEDVPVGIREFMRTEKKLKLAQKQAETTTAA; from the coding sequence ATGCTAAAGAAACCTCTCGCCGAAGTCCAGCCATTATCCCACACAACCCCAGAACCACCTCAAGAAGCGCCTAAGACGCAGAAGGAAGAGACATTTGCCAAAGCACGTATAATCTTCGGTTCAACAACCGCTCTCGAGGAACGCAAACAAGAGATTATGAAGTCGTCCCAAAACGTTGCTGGTGTCCTCGTCCCTCCACGCCCAGAGGAACCAGACAACTGCTGCATGTCTGGCTGCGTGAACTGTGTCTGGGATATGTACCGGGACGAGATGGAAGAATGGGCAGAGAAGAGCGCgcaggcgagagcagcaatGCAAGCACAACGACAGGAGGGCAAGGGCACTGGAAGCATGGTAGCGGGGGAAGGCATGCCGAGTCATGTTGCTACCAGTATGGACGATGACGGGGGTGGCAGCGAGACGAACTGGGACGGCGGTTTAGAGGACGTGGACAGAGACAAGCTGTTCGAGGATGTACCCGTGGGCATCCGAGAGTTTATGAGAACCGAAAAGAAGTTGAAGCTGGCGCAGAAGCAAGCCGAGACCACCACTGCTGCGTGA
- a CDS encoding Metallothio domain containing protein, with amino-acid sequence MVCCGRNNGTCVCAQEATCSCGKQPALQCTCDKAATENKLPSSACACGKRAEDACNCSRSETGASSNLETDFTTKK; translated from the exons ATGGTCTGCTGCGGACGTAACAACGGCACCTGCGTGTGCGCCCAGGAGGCTACTTGCTCTTGCGGAAAGCAGCCCGCGCTCCAGTGCA CCTGCGACAAGGCCGCCACTGAGAACAAGCTCCCCTCTTCAGCATGTGCCTGCGGAAAGCGCGCCGAAG ACGCTTGCAACTGCAGCCGCTCCGAGACGGGCGCTTCTTCAAACCTCGAGACCGACTTCACCACCAAGAAATAG
- a CDS encoding aldose 1-epimerase: MRYLPVLFAASAVRGALAHPGAPHPDAQGRYTIEAEGIKAQFIPYGATLTNLFVKDAAGKELDIVLGYDNTSYYPVDPGHPVYNAIPGRYVNRIGNGEYTIDNVTYHTEKNDGPNTLHSGTNNWSYRFWNVSAVTKDSITFSIKDASNSSLGMIGQVDASVTYSVSKKKWHISMDARSVDNKTPLMLTQHTYFQLDAFKRPDNRTIWNHTVYMPEAKRVIVADANALPTGEIAQIPAGAIDDFWSAPHELGFASGNADFENHCGNGCHGYNGAWAFNENRNKSATVLTLASKFSGIQAKLRTNQDAVVLYTCNWNDGKSEFKKTQGVAGQDKFIPRDGCIAIEAQDYVNGINHPEWGRLSKQLSGPGDKYHWESSWEFGTM; encoded by the exons ATGAGGTATCTCCCCGTTCTTTTCGCCGCGTCAGCTGTAAGAGGTGCACTTGCACACCCAGGCGCTCCACACCCAGATGCGCAAGGAAGATACACGATTGAAGCCGAAGGGATCAAGGCGCAGTTCATTCCCTATGGTGCTACGCTTACCAACCTCTTTGTCAAAG ACGCGGCGGGCAAGGAGTTGGACATTGTCCTAGGGTACGACAACACGTCGTACTACC CTGTTGATCCTGGACATCCCGTGTACAATGCAATTCCTGGGAGATACGTCAACCGTATTGGTAATGGAGAATACACAATTGACAACGTCACCTACCACACCGAGAAGAACGACGGACCAAACACTCTGCACAGTGGTACAAACAACTGGTCTTACAGGTTTTGGAACGTCAGTGCCGTGACCAAGGACTCGATCACGTTCTCCATCAAAGATGCCTCCAACTCGTCACTCGGCATGATAGGCCAGGTTGATGCGAGCGTCACGTACTCTGTCTCGAAGAAGAAGTGGCACATCTCCATGGATGCTCGGTCTGTGGACAATAAGACGCCTCTTATGCTGACACAGCATACCTATTTCCAGCTTGATGCTTTCAAGCGACCTGACAACCGCACAATCTGGAACCACACTGTGTACATGCCTGAGGCGAAGCGGGTGATAGTGGCCGATGCAAACGCGCTCCCCACAGGCGAGATTGCCCAGATCCCCGCTGGAGCCATTGATGACTTCTGGTCTGCGCCACACGAGCTTGGGTTTGCATCTGGAAATGCCGACTTTGAGAATCACTGCGGCAATGGATGCCACGGCTATAACGGCGCTTGGGCCTTCAACGAGAACAGGAACAAGAGCGCAACGGTGCTGACGCTGGCGAGCAAGTTTAGCGGTATCCAGGCCAAGCTGAGGACCAACCAAGATGCTGTCGTGCTATACACTTGCAACTGGAACGACGGAAAGAGCGAATTCAAGAAGACTCAAGGTGTTGCGGGTCAGGACAAGTTCATCCCTCGCGATGGCTGCATTGCCATTGAGGCTCAAGACTACGTGAACGGTATTAACCA TCCAGAGTGGGGTCGCCTCAGCAAGCAGCTTTCCGGCCCTGGAGACAAGTACCACTGGGAGTCATCGTGGGAATTTGGGACAATGTAA